AAACTATTTCATCTACCATATCTTTTAACGTAAGTGCATTGCGCAATACCAACAATTCAATGTATTTTGCTACCCCGCCTGTTATTATATAAAAATCAAGTAAATTGAGAGGGGTATAAACATTATTATCTAACAAAATCTCTTTTAAAGTATATGGTTTAAAAGGCATCAAATGCAGTTTGTAATCAGCTCTACCAAATAAGGGTTCTTTTTCCTCCTCAAAAATTTTCTTCATCAAAGAATAAACTGAACCGCAAATTATTAAATGCAAATTAGATTTATCTTTATTTAAATCCCATAATTTTTGAATAGAAGAAAAAATCGAAGGGTTTACCTTATAAAAATCTTGAAATTCATCAATTATCAGGGTTAATGGGTTCTTTTCACTCAAACTAAGAATAAAACCAAAAAGTTCCTCAAACTTTTCAAACTTGCCATAAATTTCATACCCCTTACTTTTCAACTCTTCCACAAATTCTTCACATAGGAGTTTTTCATCCTTTCTTGAAACAAAAAAATACAAAGATTCTTTATCAACCTTTAAAGCAAGAGTCGTTTTTCCAACCCTGCGCCTTCCAACTATTAATGTCATTAACGAACGCTTGTTCTTTTGAGAGTTAGCTTTTTTTAATATGGTAAGTTCATCCTGCCTGTCATAAAACCTCATATAACAACCTCGGTGATAATAACGTGCGTTATTATAATAGTTGGTTATTTAAAAAGATCAAGAATTATTAAACTGCCGTCCCCCCATCTTTTTCATATTAAGTTTGGACTTGCTACTATAAAGTGGACAAAGAGTTAAGGAAATACTAAGTTAAAATAGGTTCATGTTTTCCGTTCCCACTATTTTATATTTTCTATCATTTCTTCAATCATCCAGACTGTGCATACTTTTATATCTGTCCTTACTTGAGGTTCTTTTCCGCCATAAACAAGTCCTCCACCATAAGGAGTATGTGGATAAATTTTAAAAAATTTTCTTATATTCTTAAAAAATTCATTTGCCACTGTTGCTCCGGCTTTCACTTCAATAGGGTATACATCCCTTCCCATTTCATAAATTATATCAATTTCATTGCCCTTACTATCGCGATAAATATATAAATTGCTTCTTTTCCCTTTATTAAATTTATACTTTAAAATCTCCATTAGTACCAGGTTTTTAAATAAATTGCCCTTTAAAGGATCTCTTGAAACCTGATTTTCATTTTCAAGTCCAAGAAGATAACTCGCAAGTCCTACATCGTAAAAATACAGTTTAGGTGATTTAATAAGCCTTTTTGAAACATTGCCAAACCATGGAGGCAAAAGAAAAACTACGTAACTTGCTTCAAGTAAAGTTATCCAAGATCTTATAGTGGTATGCGATACACCCACATCGCTTGCCAAACTATTTAAATTTAAAATCTGACCAATTCTTCCTGCACATAATCTCAAAAATTTTTCAAAAAGAGATAAATCTTTTATATTTATAATTTGCCTTAAGTCCCTTTCAATATAGGTAACGAGATAATCTCCCAAAGCCTGAGTAGGATTTAAAGCTCTATCATAGATCCTTGGGTAAAAACCTGATAGGATAAGTTTATCAATCGAAGACACATCATAATATCCTTTAATCTCTGAAATTGAAAAGGGTAAAAGCCTTAAAATTGCAGTTCTGCCTGCAAGTGTTTGGGTAATATTGCTCATTACTTCAAATTGCTGACTGCCTGTAATAATAAACTGGCCAGGGTCATTTTTATCATCTACAATCTCTTGAATATAAGACAACAATTCAGGTGCTCTTTGAATTTCATCTAAAATTACATGATTATTATATTGTGCAAGAAACCCTCTTGGATCACTAATTGCAAAATTTCTTGTATCAAGTGCCTCTAAGTTCACATATTTATAATCTGGAAATGAGTTTTTGCATAATGTAGTTTTCCCACTCTGTCTGGGACCTGTAATTGTAACTACAGGATACTGTTTTGACAAATTTTTCAATGCTGGTTCAATATTTCTTTTAATCATAAAATATTAATAGTAAAATCGAGTTTGTTCTTAACTCATCTTTAATTGATTGTTAGTTAAGACGTTCCAACGTTTTCCTGTTTACGTTCCCCGACTCCCGGTTCACGTTCTAACGTACTAACATTTCAACATTTTAAGAATTTAATATACATTTTTTCTTTTACCAACACGTAAAATTAATAAAATTAATTCCTCTTTTTCTATCCTAAAAATAGCTCTTATCTTTCTTGCTATTACAAAACGATATTGGCCACTAAATTTTGTACCTTTAAGTTCTGTAATTTTCTTTGTTTTTTTGAGCTCTTCGAAGTTATCTGCCAAATAATGTATTTTATTAACGATTAGTTGTCTTTCGGCTATATCAAAACTTTTTAAATCTTTTACTGCAATCTCAGAATATTTAACCTTCAATTTCTTCGACATCTATTCCTAACTCATCATAAACTTCTTTATTATCATATACTTTTATTGTTCCGTCTATAATGTCTTGAGTAATTTTATCAGCTATTATACCATCAGTATAATC
The Deferrivibrio essentukiensis DNA segment above includes these coding regions:
- a CDS encoding type II toxin-antitoxin system RelE family toxin; amino-acid sequence: MSKKLKVKYSEIAVKDLKSFDIAERQLIVNKIHYLADNFEELKKTKKITELKGTKFSGQYRFVIARKIRAIFRIEKEELILLILRVGKRKNVY
- a CDS encoding ATP-binding protein, translated to MIKRNIEPALKNLSKQYPVVTITGPRQSGKTTLCKNSFPDYKYVNLEALDTRNFAISDPRGFLAQYNNHVILDEIQRAPELLSYIQEIVDDKNDPGQFIITGSQQFEVMSNITQTLAGRTAILRLLPFSISEIKGYYDVSSIDKLILSGFYPRIYDRALNPTQALGDYLVTYIERDLRQIINIKDLSLFEKFLRLCAGRIGQILNLNSLASDVGVSHTTIRSWITLLEASYVVFLLPPWFGNVSKRLIKSPKLYFYDVGLASYLLGLENENQVSRDPLKGNLFKNLVLMEILKYKFNKGKRSNLYIYRDSKGNEIDIIYEMGRDVYPIEVKAGATVANEFFKNIRKFFKIYPHTPYGGGLVYGGKEPQVRTDIKVCTVWMIEEMIENIK
- a CDS encoding ATP-binding protein, producing MRFYDRQDELTILKKANSQKNKRSLMTLIVGRRRVGKTTLALKVDKESLYFFVSRKDEKLLCEEFVEELKSKGYEIYGKFEKFEELFGFILSLSEKNPLTLIIDEFQDFYKVNPSIFSSIQKLWDLNKDKSNLHLIICGSVYSLMKKIFEEEKEPLFGRADYKLHLMPFKPYTLKEILLDNNVYTPLNLLDFYIITGGVAKYIELLVLRNALTLKDMVDEIVSPFSLFLDEGKNRLIEEFGKEYQTYFSILSLIASSKTSKSEMESILEKNISGYLDRLEKDYNVVRSVKPLNAKRSSKLQKYEIVDNFLNFWFRFIYKYRSYVESENFDTLRKIILRDFNTFRGKFLEKLFKELLQSKFTVIGNYWERGNKNEIDIVGIDDFNKKLLIVEVKLNPEKADLNDLILKSRKLLSQYKEYEVEYKILSVDEIDNILGNKYGTLKS